A genomic window from Sanguibacter antarcticus includes:
- a CDS encoding LuxR C-terminal-related transcriptional regulator has product MAKSELLRFLDRREPLTIVRGPRGYGKTSLVAHWARSLSGTPDVVWVSCRMALFGEGSVPTVWDAIAEALARSGLTDERASDENEARAQLAAVLRELHRPLCLVLDDFHHVADAGVEAALVDLVRKFESLSVIVCLARVVSIETVGAATIDSVVIRPADLLLTEGETSEIARRLGHELAPDEVRALHVESGGWPALVRAILSNGGAAPARGTLGTLDLRAGDPFLRSVWQELDDWQLQRFIVRTAILDEFSEDDARWCSGIHDVGEHLAHLVAAGVVIVAGTGEKAVYHYVPAVRRACAALLTSLDPRQLAVASRRAAEVCVAHRRTNIALGHLVRSESWTEVAQLIDSRWVELVAEFPEDVAEAVERIPTEFLECHARLVIARDHLLPVVRKDAAVDGGDGTLPTFAPAAVGPPVPRDDGDLFELPGIVDAMEQSLAQIALLRMTGNFYAAKEIADRDHDAVLVRVDELHDEVRQELAPVLHEWAMTRLLAADLPGALIAFREAVELATTHGHPEIVREASVGAALACAMLGYLQPAEEWLAAAERDCLPTGRPSPSDQIVEAVRGIVALERVEPAGFHAARSFDLPQDVGELWALAVMIRAQVALVDGTHFQILGEIEAARGHSDGEGAPGLGEALLVAASVDLHLALGHISRARLAINAVTQRYETTGLARARTEYLSGEFVRASEVALEWLRTRIYAPRHRLDFLVILAAAEQARGRRYEAAVALDEAVAISVATGITRAFLKVPRRALLDLEVEVPKIRDILEQPGLLEMAEFFPAPTISAQLSDRERQVLESLSRSSSLAGVARSLYLSSNTVKTHLRSIYRKLGTHSSVETVERAFELGLIERPS; this is encoded by the coding sequence GTGGCGAAGAGTGAGCTCCTCCGCTTTCTCGATCGTCGGGAACCTCTCACCATCGTCCGTGGCCCGCGGGGGTACGGCAAGACGAGCCTCGTCGCCCACTGGGCCAGGTCTCTCTCCGGCACACCCGACGTGGTCTGGGTCTCCTGTCGGATGGCACTGTTCGGTGAGGGCAGCGTCCCGACCGTCTGGGACGCGATCGCCGAGGCGCTCGCTCGGTCTGGTCTGACCGACGAGCGGGCGTCAGACGAGAACGAGGCGCGTGCGCAGCTGGCGGCGGTCCTCCGTGAGCTGCACCGTCCCCTCTGCCTCGTCCTCGACGACTTCCACCACGTCGCAGACGCTGGGGTCGAGGCCGCGCTCGTCGACCTCGTGCGCAAGTTCGAGTCCTTGAGCGTCATCGTGTGTCTTGCCCGTGTCGTCAGCATCGAGACTGTCGGAGCCGCCACCATCGACTCCGTCGTGATCCGACCTGCCGACCTTCTTCTCACCGAGGGCGAGACGAGCGAGATCGCGCGTCGCCTCGGCCACGAGCTCGCACCTGACGAGGTACGAGCCCTGCACGTCGAGTCGGGTGGGTGGCCAGCGCTGGTGCGTGCGATCCTCTCCAACGGGGGCGCTGCTCCAGCACGCGGGACCCTAGGCACGCTCGACCTGCGTGCTGGTGACCCGTTCTTGCGCTCGGTCTGGCAGGAGCTCGACGACTGGCAGCTCCAGAGGTTCATCGTGCGGACTGCGATCCTCGACGAGTTCAGCGAGGACGACGCACGGTGGTGCTCGGGTATCCATGACGTCGGCGAGCATCTTGCCCACCTGGTCGCCGCTGGCGTCGTGATCGTCGCAGGGACGGGGGAGAAGGCCGTCTACCACTACGTACCCGCCGTCCGTCGAGCCTGTGCCGCGCTCCTTACGTCTCTCGACCCACGCCAGCTCGCTGTCGCGTCTCGGCGCGCGGCCGAGGTCTGCGTCGCACACAGGCGGACCAACATCGCCCTCGGCCACCTCGTGCGGTCAGAGTCGTGGACCGAGGTCGCACAACTCATCGACAGCCGGTGGGTCGAGCTTGTCGCTGAGTTCCCCGAGGACGTCGCTGAGGCTGTCGAGCGCATACCCACAGAGTTCCTCGAGTGCCATGCGCGGCTGGTGATCGCCCGGGATCACCTGCTCCCGGTCGTTCGAAAGGATGCTGCCGTCGATGGAGGCGACGGTACGCTCCCGACCTTCGCCCCGGCTGCTGTCGGACCACCGGTTCCCCGGGACGACGGAGATCTCTTCGAGCTCCCGGGGATCGTCGACGCGATGGAGCAGAGCCTCGCGCAGATCGCGCTGCTGCGGATGACTGGAAACTTCTACGCGGCCAAGGAGATCGCCGACCGCGATCACGACGCGGTCCTCGTTCGGGTAGACGAGCTCCACGACGAGGTCCGTCAAGAACTCGCCCCCGTGCTCCACGAGTGGGCCATGACCAGGCTCTTGGCAGCTGACCTGCCGGGTGCGCTCATCGCGTTCAGAGAGGCTGTCGAGCTCGCTACGACGCACGGTCACCCGGAGATCGTGCGAGAAGCCTCCGTGGGGGCTGCCCTGGCGTGCGCGATGCTCGGCTATCTCCAGCCCGCCGAGGAGTGGCTCGCGGCCGCCGAGCGCGACTGTCTGCCGACCGGTCGCCCGTCGCCGTCGGACCAGATCGTGGAGGCGGTCCGCGGGATCGTCGCTCTCGAGCGGGTCGAGCCCGCAGGTTTCCACGCCGCGCGGTCGTTCGACCTCCCGCAGGACGTGGGCGAGCTCTGGGCGCTGGCTGTGATGATCCGCGCACAGGTGGCGCTCGTCGATGGAACGCACTTTCAGATCCTCGGGGAGATCGAGGCCGCGCGCGGTCACTCGGACGGCGAAGGGGCCCCCGGCCTTGGAGAGGCCCTCCTCGTCGCCGCCTCGGTCGACCTCCACCTCGCGCTCGGGCACATCTCGCGCGCGCGGCTCGCGATCAACGCGGTGACCCAGAGATACGAGACCACCGGGCTCGCGCGGGCACGGACCGAGTATCTCTCCGGAGAGTTCGTCCGCGCGAGCGAGGTCGCTCTCGAGTGGCTCCGAACCCGGATCTACGCGCCACGGCACCGGCTGGACTTCCTCGTCATCCTCGCCGCGGCTGAACAAGCACGAGGTCGGCGGTACGAGGCCGCGGTCGCACTCGACGAGGCCGTGGCGATCTCGGTGGCGACGGGCATCACGCGCGCGTTCCTCAAGGTCCCGCGCCGCGCGCTCCTCGACCTGGAGGTCGAGGTCCCGAAGATCCGTGACATCCTCGAGCAGCCGGGTCTGCTCGAGATGGCCGAGTTCTTCCCTGCTCCGACGATCAGCGCGCAGCTGAGCGACCGAGAGCGGCAGGTGCTCGAGAGCCTGTCCCGCAGCTCGTCCCTCGCCGGGGTGGCGCGATCGCTCTACCTGTCCTCGAACACGGTCAAGACGCACCTGCGAAGCATCTATCGCAAGCTCGGGACCCACTCGAGCGTCGAGACGGTCGAGCGCGCGTTCGAGCTCGGGCTCATCGAACGCCCGTCCTGA
- the map gene encoding type I methionyl aminopeptidase, giving the protein MFGRERIEYKTAEQVAHMRQAGIVVASALSAVRDVAAPGMTTAMLDSVAARVIADAGALPSFLGYQGFPATVCVSVNDEIIHGIPGERRLEAGDIVSVDCGAIVDGWHADSAITIVLDGGDERDVALSVATEDAMWAGIATLARSGRLSDVGRAVEASVMDAERSDGVSYGIVEEYVGHGIGSAMHQPPDVLNYGVRERGPRLRPGMCLAIEPMIVRGENTTHVCEDDWTVVTTDGARAAHWEHTVAILEEGISVLTAEDGGAERLARLGVQVHPV; this is encoded by the coding sequence ATGTTCGGTCGCGAGCGGATCGAGTACAAGACTGCAGAGCAGGTCGCGCACATGCGCCAGGCCGGCATCGTCGTCGCTTCCGCGTTGTCAGCGGTACGCGACGTCGCCGCGCCGGGGATGACGACCGCGATGCTCGACTCTGTCGCTGCTCGTGTCATAGCTGACGCCGGGGCGCTGCCGTCGTTCCTCGGGTACCAAGGGTTTCCAGCGACGGTGTGCGTCTCGGTGAACGACGAGATCATCCATGGCATACCGGGGGAGCGGCGCCTCGAGGCCGGGGACATCGTGTCGGTGGACTGCGGAGCGATCGTCGACGGATGGCATGCCGACTCAGCGATCACCATCGTTCTCGACGGTGGTGACGAACGCGATGTCGCGTTGTCCGTCGCGACCGAAGACGCGATGTGGGCGGGTATCGCGACCCTTGCCCGGTCAGGCCGTCTGAGCGACGTAGGCCGCGCTGTCGAAGCCTCCGTGATGGACGCCGAGCGCTCGGACGGTGTCTCCTACGGGATCGTGGAGGAATATGTCGGTCACGGGATCGGCTCAGCGATGCACCAACCGCCCGACGTCCTGAACTACGGGGTGCGCGAACGAGGCCCGCGGCTACGTCCGGGCATGTGCTTGGCCATCGAGCCGATGATCGTCCGCGGTGAGAACACGACGCACGTGTGCGAAGACGACTGGACCGTCGTCACGACGGATGGCGCCCGCGCAGCACACTGGGAGCACACGGTCGCGATCCTCGAGGAGGGGATCAGCGTCCTCACGGCTGAAGATGGCGGTGCAGAGAGACTGGCCCGCCTGGGTGTCCAAGTTCACCCCGTCTGA
- a CDS encoding adenylate kinase, with translation MSAKLVFLGPPGAGKGTQAARLAERLGVQTISTGDIFRANITGGTELGKLVQTITARGELVPDEVTNAMVRDTLTTKVADEPDAGFILDGYPRNVAQVAELDAILADLGLVLDGAVEIVADVDVVVGRLLKRAEIEGRADDTEPVIRRRMDVYAEQTAPVSAVYGERGALVQVDGIGDVDEVSERLSLALATILY, from the coding sequence ATGAGCGCCAAGCTTGTCTTCCTCGGTCCTCCTGGAGCAGGCAAGGGCACTCAGGCCGCGCGGCTGGCCGAGCGCCTGGGGGTCCAGACCATCTCGACCGGTGACATCTTCCGCGCCAACATCACCGGTGGTACGGAGCTGGGCAAGCTCGTCCAGACGATTACCGCGCGAGGCGAGCTCGTACCTGACGAGGTCACCAACGCGATGGTGCGTGACACGCTCACGACGAAGGTCGCTGACGAGCCAGACGCAGGGTTCATCCTCGACGGCTACCCGAGGAACGTCGCTCAGGTCGCTGAGCTCGACGCGATCCTCGCCGACCTCGGGCTGGTGCTCGACGGCGCGGTCGAGATCGTGGCAGACGTGGACGTCGTCGTCGGACGTCTGCTCAAGCGTGCAGAGATCGAGGGCCGAGCGGACGACACGGAGCCGGTCATCAGGCGCCGGATGGACGTCTACGCCGAGCAGACCGCGCCGGTCTCCGCGGTCTACGGCGAGCGCGGAGCACTCGTGCAGGTCGACGGCATCGGTGACGTCGACGAGGTCAGCGAGCGACTGTCGCTCGCGCTGGCCACGATCCTTTACTAG
- the secY gene encoding preprotein translocase subunit SecY produces the protein MLSAFARAFRTPDLRRKLLFTISIMALFRVGSFVPSPGVDYQNVQACVASGGASDILGIVNLFSGGALLQLSIFALGIMPYITASIIVQLLRVVIPRFEALHKEGQSGTAKLTQYTRYLTIALAILQATTYVTMARTGQLLPNCVVIPDDSLMASLLVVITMTAGSGVIMWLGELISERGIGNGMSLLIFTSISASFPPALWGIAGGNGGPQKFTIVVLVSLLVIALVVFVEQSQRRIPVQYAKRMVGRKMYGGSSTYIPIKINMAGVIPVIFASSLLSVPGLIAQFASPESEWVQWVQRNVVSSSAPLHITLYVVLIVFFCFFYTAITFDPDEVADNMKKYGGFVPGIRAGRPTAEYLDYVITRITTAGSLYLAMVALIPTITFLLLDVGTNIPFGGTSILIIVGVGLETVKQIDSQLQQRHYEGFLR, from the coding sequence GTGCTCAGCGCATTTGCTCGGGCGTTTCGTACGCCTGACCTGCGGCGCAAGCTGCTGTTCACGATCTCGATCATGGCGCTCTTTCGCGTCGGTTCCTTCGTGCCGTCGCCCGGTGTCGACTACCAGAACGTCCAGGCGTGCGTCGCCAGCGGTGGTGCCAGCGACATCCTCGGAATCGTCAACCTCTTCAGCGGTGGCGCTCTGCTCCAGCTGTCGATCTTTGCTCTCGGGATCATGCCCTACATCACCGCGAGCATCATCGTCCAGCTCTTGCGAGTCGTGATCCCTCGTTTCGAGGCGCTGCACAAGGAAGGTCAGTCCGGTACTGCAAAGCTCACCCAGTACACGCGCTACCTGACGATCGCGCTAGCGATCCTCCAGGCCACGACCTACGTGACGATGGCGCGGACCGGACAGCTTCTCCCGAACTGCGTCGTCATCCCTGACGACAGCCTCATGGCATCGCTCTTGGTGGTCATCACGATGACCGCAGGCTCGGGTGTCATCATGTGGCTCGGTGAGCTCATCAGCGAGCGGGGCATCGGCAACGGGATGTCGCTCCTCATCTTCACCTCGATCTCCGCAAGCTTCCCCCCGGCGCTCTGGGGTATCGCCGGAGGCAACGGCGGCCCGCAGAAGTTCACGATCGTCGTTCTCGTGAGCCTCCTGGTCATCGCACTGGTCGTCTTCGTCGAGCAGTCCCAGCGCCGGATCCCCGTCCAGTACGCAAAGCGCATGGTGGGCCGCAAGATGTACGGCGGATCCAGCACCTACATCCCGATCAAGATCAACATGGCTGGCGTCATCCCCGTGATCTTCGCCTCCTCCCTCCTCTCTGTACCGGGCCTCATCGCGCAGTTCGCCAGTCCAGAGTCGGAGTGGGTCCAGTGGGTGCAGCGCAACGTCGTCTCCTCGTCGGCGCCCCTGCACATCACCCTCTACGTGGTCCTCATCGTGTTCTTCTGCTTCTTCTACACCGCGATCACCTTTGATCCGGACGAGGTTGCAGACAACATGAAGAAGTACGGAGGATTCGTCCCGGGTATCCGAGCAGGCCGGCCCACCGCGGAGTATCTGGACTACGTCATCACCCGGATCACGACGGCTGGTTCGCTCTACCTCGCGATGGTGGCGCTCATCCCCACGATCACGTTCTTGCTTCTCGACGTCGGCACGAACATCCCGTTCGGTGGCACGTCGATCCTCATCATCGTCGGTGTGGGGCTCGAGACGGTCAAGCAGATCGACTCCCAGCTCCAGCAGCGGCACTACGAAGGGTTCCTGCGATGA
- the rplO gene encoding 50S ribosomal protein L15, with amino-acid sequence MAEKSDNKKESAAVTADAPAKKAPAKKAAAKKAAPAAAATTKASTPKVKAVAPLGAGGTLKVHHLRPAPGAKTAKTRVGRGEASKGKTAGRGTKGQKARYQIPERFEGGQMPLHMRLPKLRGFTNPFRTEYQVVNLDKLSALYPDGGSVTVDDLVAKGAVRKGQLVKVLGTGEITVKLEIAVDALSTSAKDKILAAGGSVSEA; translated from the coding sequence ATGGCTGAGAAGTCAGACAACAAGAAGGAGTCAGCCGCAGTGACGGCTGACGCCCCCGCCAAGAAGGCACCCGCCAAGAAGGCCGCAGCGAAGAAGGCTGCACCTGCGGCGGCCGCCACGACGAAGGCTTCAACGCCCAAGGTCAAGGCTGTCGCTCCGCTCGGTGCGGGTGGCACTCTCAAGGTTCACCACCTCCGTCCGGCCCCTGGCGCCAAGACCGCGAAGACTCGTGTCGGTCGCGGTGAGGCCTCGAAGGGTAAGACGGCAGGACGTGGTACCAAGGGTCAGAAGGCCCGGTACCAGATTCCTGAGCGTTTCGAAGGTGGGCAGATGCCGCTCCACATGCGTCTGCCGAAGCTTCGTGGATTCACGAACCCGTTCCGGACGGAGTACCAGGTCGTCAACCTGGACAAGCTCTCCGCTCTGTACCCCGACGGTGGGTCGGTCACGGTTGACGACCTCGTCGCCAAGGGTGCGGTTCGCAAGGGACAGCTCGTCAAGGTGCTCGGCACCGGCGAGATCACCGTCAAGCTCGAGATCGCGGTCGACGCGCTCTCGACGTCTGCGAAGGACAAGATCCTCGCAGCAGGCGGTTCTGTCTCCGAAGCCTGA
- the rpmD gene encoding 50S ribosomal protein L30, with amino-acid sequence MARLKVTQLKSAIGGKQNQRDTLRTLGLKRIGDTAVKEDRPEIRGMVVTVAHLVAVEEVE; translated from the coding sequence ATGGCCCGCCTCAAGGTGACCCAGCTCAAGTCCGCCATCGGCGGCAAGCAGAATCAGCGCGACACCCTGCGCACTCTCGGCCTCAAGCGGATCGGCGACACCGCCGTGAAGGAAGACCGCCCTGAGATCCGCGGGATGGTCGTCACGGTGGCACACCTCGTCGCCGTCGAGGAGGTCGAGTAA
- the rpsE gene encoding 30S ribosomal protein S5: MAAGQRSTTGAPTGGATTEQGDRRNDRRSGGGRGDGRRDAPEKNAFVERVVTINRVAKVVKGGRRFSFTALVVVGDGDGTVGVGYGKAKEVPAAIAKGVEEAKKNFFKVPRIQGTIPHPITGEAAAGVVFLRPAAPGTGVIAGGPVRAVLECAGIHDVLSKSLGSTNSINIVHATVAALRGLELPEAVAARRGLPLEHVAPAALLRAQAAGRATAAGVGA; encoded by the coding sequence ATGGCTGCAGGGCAGCGCAGCACCACCGGCGCCCCCACGGGCGGCGCCACCACTGAGCAGGGCGACCGTCGTAACGACCGTCGCAGCGGCGGCGGACGCGGCGACGGTCGCCGTGACGCCCCGGAGAAGAACGCGTTCGTCGAGCGCGTCGTCACCATCAACCGCGTCGCCAAGGTCGTCAAGGGCGGCCGCCGCTTCAGCTTCACCGCGCTCGTCGTGGTGGGCGATGGCGACGGCACCGTCGGCGTCGGCTACGGCAAGGCCAAGGAAGTTCCCGCGGCCATCGCCAAGGGCGTCGAGGAAGCCAAGAAGAACTTCTTCAAGGTTCCTCGCATCCAGGGCACCATCCCTCACCCCATCACAGGTGAGGCCGCTGCGGGGGTCGTGTTCCTTCGCCCTGCAGCTCCGGGTACCGGTGTCATCGCCGGCGGCCCTGTCCGTGCAGTTCTCGAGTGCGCTGGTATTCACGACGTGCTCTCGAAGTCGCTCGGGTCGACCAACTCGATCAACATCGTCCACGCGACGGTCGCGGCTCTCCGCGGCCTCGAGCTTCCGGAAGCGGTCGCTGCACGTCGTGGACTCCCGCTCGAGCACGTGGCTCCGGCCGCGCTCCTTCGTGCGCAGGCTGCTGGTCGGGCCACTGCAGCAGGGGTAGGTGCATGA
- the rplR gene encoding 50S ribosomal protein L18, whose product MALKIMGKGKAVARKRRHFRLRKKVSGTPLRPRLVVTRSARHITAQVVDDTVGKTVASASTLEADFRSAEGDKSAKARKVGELVAERAKAAGIDAVVFDRGGNKYHGRVAAVADGAREGGLSL is encoded by the coding sequence ATGGCTCTCAAGATCATGGGCAAGGGCAAAGCCGTTGCTCGTAAGCGCCGCCACTTCCGCCTCCGCAAGAAGGTCTCGGGGACGCCCCTGCGACCGCGCCTCGTGGTTACCCGTTCCGCTCGCCACATCACCGCCCAGGTGGTTGACGACACGGTCGGCAAGACCGTCGCGTCGGCTTCGACGCTCGAAGCAGACTTCCGCAGCGCGGAGGGCGACAAGAGCGCCAAGGCGCGCAAGGTCGGCGAGCTCGTCGCCGAGCGCGCGAAGGCCGCCGGAATCGATGCTGTCGTGTTCGACCGCGGCGGCAACAAGTACCACGGCCGAGTGGCAGCAGTCGCCGACGGGGCCCGCGAAGGCGGTCTGTCCCTGTGA
- the rplF gene encoding 50S ribosomal protein L6, producing the protein MSRIGKVPVPVPSGVDVTISGALVTIKGPKGSLEHVVPAPIEVAVNEAGAIVVARPNDERASRSLHGLTRTLLANIITGVTEGYEKKLEIVGTGYRVAAKGSDLEFALGFSHPVVIAPPEGITFAVEGPTKFSVSGISKQQVGEVAANIRKIRKPEPYKGKGVRYAGEVVRRKAGKAGK; encoded by the coding sequence ATGTCCCGTATCGGCAAAGTCCCCGTCCCGGTTCCATCCGGAGTGGACGTCACCATCAGCGGTGCGCTCGTGACGATCAAGGGCCCGAAGGGGTCCCTGGAGCACGTCGTCCCCGCCCCCATCGAGGTTGCAGTCAACGAGGCCGGCGCGATCGTTGTCGCCCGCCCCAACGACGAGCGCGCCTCGCGTTCCCTGCACGGCCTCACCCGCACGCTCCTCGCGAACATCATCACTGGTGTGACCGAGGGCTACGAGAAGAAGCTCGAGATCGTCGGTACTGGGTACCGCGTCGCGGCGAAGGGCTCCGACCTGGAGTTCGCGCTCGGCTTCAGCCACCCGGTGGTCATCGCACCGCCTGAGGGCATCACGTTCGCTGTCGAAGGCCCGACCAAGTTCTCGGTCAGCGGCATCAGCAAGCAGCAGGTGGGCGAGGTCGCCGCGAACATCCGAAAGATCCGCAAGCCGGAGCCTTACAAGGGCAAGGGAGTGCGGTACGCCGGCGAGGTTGTCCGCCGCAAGGCCGGAAAGGCTGGTAAGTAA
- the rpsH gene encoding 30S ribosomal protein S8: protein MTMTDPIADMLTRLRNANSAYHDTVTMPFSKLKSHIAEILQAEGYIAGWKVEDAPVGKYLTIDLKFGPERERSLVGIRRISKPGLRVYAKSTKLPKVLGGLGVAILSTSSGLLTDKQAAKKGVGGEVLAYVW, encoded by the coding sequence ATGACAATGACCGACCCGATCGCAGACATGCTGACTCGTCTGCGAAACGCGAACTCGGCTTACCACGACACGGTCACCATGCCGTTCTCGAAGCTGAAGTCGCACATTGCTGAGATCTTGCAGGCTGAGGGATACATCGCAGGTTGGAAGGTCGAGGACGCGCCTGTAGGCAAGTACCTCACCATCGACCTGAAGTTCGGACCCGAGCGCGAGCGTTCGCTCGTCGGGATCCGCCGTATCTCGAAGCCTGGACTGCGTGTATACGCAAAGTCCACCAAACTGCCGAAGGTTCTCGGCGGCCTCGGCGTGGCGATCCTGTCCACGTCTTCAGGCCTCCTGACCGACAAGCAGGCCGCAAAGAAGGGCGTGGGTGGGGAAGTCCTCGCCTACGTCTGGTAA
- a CDS encoding type Z 30S ribosomal protein S14: MAKKALVNKAAAKPKFAVRAYTRCQKCGRPHSVYRKFGLCRICVREMAHRGELPGVTKSSW; this comes from the coding sequence ATGGCGAAGAAGGCCCTGGTCAACAAGGCGGCCGCAAAGCCCAAGTTCGCGGTACGCGCCTACACACGGTGCCAGAAGTGCGGACGTCCGCACTCTGTCTACCGCAAGTTCGGACTTTGCCGCATCTGCGTGCGCGAGATGGCGCACCGCGGCGAACTTCCCGGCGTCACCAAGAGCAGCTGGTAA
- the rplE gene encoding 50S ribosomal protein L5 gives MSTETYAQAQPRLKARYAAEILPGLREEFGHENVNQVAGLTKIVVNMGVGDAAKDSKLIEGAIRDLTAITGQKPQVTKARKSIAQFKLREGMPIGAHVTLRGDRMWEFADRLLSIALPRIRDFRGLSPKQFDGHGNYTFGLTEQAMFHEIDPDKIDRVRGMDITVVTTATTDAEGRSLLKRLGFPFKEN, from the coding sequence ATGAGCACTGAGACGTACGCACAGGCACAGCCTCGCCTCAAGGCCCGCTACGCCGCGGAGATCCTCCCCGGCCTGCGTGAGGAGTTCGGGCACGAGAACGTCAACCAGGTTGCTGGTCTGACGAAGATCGTCGTGAACATGGGTGTCGGCGATGCTGCCAAGGACTCGAAGCTGATCGAGGGCGCTATCCGCGACCTCACCGCGATCACCGGCCAGAAGCCGCAGGTCACGAAGGCTCGCAAGTCGATCGCCCAGTTCAAGCTCCGCGAGGGGATGCCGATCGGCGCCCACGTGACGCTGCGCGGCGATCGGATGTGGGAGTTCGCTGACAGGCTCCTGTCGATCGCGCTCCCGCGTATCCGCGACTTCCGTGGTCTCTCACCGAAGCAGTTCGATGGTCACGGGAACTACACGTTCGGTCTGACCGAGCAGGCGATGTTCCACGAGATCGACCCCGACAAGATCGACCGGGTTCGTGGTATGGACATCACCGTCGTGACCACCGCTACCACGGATGCTGAGGGCCGCTCACTTCTGAAGCGTCTCGGCTTCCCCTTCAAGGAGAACTGA
- the rplX gene encoding 50S ribosomal protein L24 codes for MAKIKKGDTVVVIAGRDKGKTGRVLEVLTDSDRVIVEGVQRVKKHVKVGQTQRGTTTGGIETVEAPIHVSNVQYYDAEAKRGKRVGVRSEQVERDGRMRTVRVRVTRGHGDTEKDI; via the coding sequence ATGGCGAAGATCAAGAAGGGCGACACGGTGGTTGTCATCGCCGGTCGCGACAAGGGCAAGACAGGCCGAGTGCTCGAGGTTCTCACGGACTCTGACCGTGTGATCGTCGAGGGCGTGCAGCGGGTGAAGAAGCACGTGAAGGTCGGCCAGACCCAGCGTGGGACGACAACCGGTGGCATCGAGACCGTTGAGGCCCCGATCCACGTCAGCAACGTCCAGTACTACGACGCGGAGGCCAAGCGTGGCAAGCGCGTCGGCGTCCGGAGCGAGCAGGTCGAGCGTGACGGTCGTATGCGCACGGTTCGTGTTCGCGTGACCCGAGGTCACGGCGACACCGAGAAGGACATCTGA
- the rplN gene encoding 50S ribosomal protein L14, translating to MIQQESRLRVADNTGAKEILCIRVLGGSGRRYAGIGDVIVATVKDAIPGGNVKKGDVVKAVIVRTTKERRRPDGSYIKFDENAAVILKADGEPRGTRIFGPVGRELRDKKFMKIISLAMEVL from the coding sequence ATGATCCAGCAGGAGTCGCGACTTCGGGTCGCCGACAACACGGGTGCCAAAGAGATTCTTTGCATCCGCGTTCTCGGTGGGTCGGGCCGTCGCTACGCCGGAATCGGCGACGTCATTGTCGCAACCGTTAAGGATGCGATTCCCGGCGGCAACGTCAAGAAGGGCGACGTGGTCAAGGCCGTCATCGTCCGGACCACCAAGGAGCGCCGTCGTCCAGACGGCTCTTACATCAAGTTCGACGAGAACGCTGCCGTGATCCTCAAGGCTGACGGCGAACCTCGTGGAACCCGCATCTTCGGCCCGGTGGGCCGCGAGCTGCGCGACAAGAAGTTCATGAAGATCATCTCGCTGGCGATGGAGGTGCTCTGA
- the rpsQ gene encoding 30S ribosomal protein S17 translates to MSENVAGAVASEQEAAKRPNRKTRRGYVVSDKMDKTVVIEVEDRVKHPLYGKVIRRTSKVKAHDEQNSAGIGDLVLIMETRPLSATKRWRLVEILEKAK, encoded by the coding sequence ATGAGCGAAAACGTTGCTGGAGCTGTTGCTTCAGAGCAGGAAGCCGCGAAGCGGCCGAACCGCAAGACGCGGCGCGGCTATGTCGTGAGCGACAAGATGGACAAGACCGTCGTCATCGAGGTCGAAGACCGGGTCAAGCACCCGCTCTACGGTAAGGTGATCCGGCGCACCAGCAAGGTCAAGGCGCACGACGAGCAGAACTCTGCTGGTATCGGCGACCTCGTCCTCATCATGGAGACCCGCCCGCTGTCCGCTACCAAGCGGTGGCGCCTGGTGGAGATCCTCGAAAAGGCCAAGTAG
- the rpmC gene encoding 50S ribosomal protein L29, translated as MSIGTKDLAPSELDGFDNDKLVAELEKAKKELFNLRFQSATGQLESHGRLKAVRRDIARIYTILRERELGIRTAPSVSE; from the coding sequence ATGTCTATCGGAACGAAGGATCTGGCTCCAAGTGAGCTGGACGGGTTCGACAACGACAAGCTCGTTGCCGAGCTCGAGAAGGCGAAGAAGGAGCTTTTCAACCTCCGTTTTCAGTCGGCCACCGGCCAGCTGGAGAGCCACGGACGGCTGAAGGCAGTCCGCCGCGACATCGCTCGGATCTACACGATCCTCCGTGAGCGCGAGCTCGGCATCCGTACCGCACCGAGCGTGAGTGAGTGA